One genomic segment of Gottschalkia acidurici 9a includes these proteins:
- a CDS encoding helix-turn-helix domain-containing protein, whose translation MQQKLTEYNLKQKDLCNLTNLSKNAISNYISGNRVPDTNSIYKISIALNVSIEWLLTGEETLRTPNNSLGNLSVEEIRIITLFRKLNSIERNKIEGMLEIKVFESKQEKKTTLSNC comes from the coding sequence ATACAACAAAAGTTAACTGAGTATAATCTAAAGCAGAAAGATTTATGTAATCTAACTAATCTTTCTAAGAACGCAATAAGTAATTACATATCTGGAAATAGGGTTCCTGATACAAATTCTATTTACAAGATATCGATCGCTCTAAATGTATCTATAGAATGGTTACTAACAGGAGAGGAAACTTTAAGGACTCCTAATAATAGTCTAGGAAATTTATCTGTTGAAGAAATAAGGATCATTACTTTATTTAGAAAGCTGAATTCTATAGAAAGAAATAAGATAGAAGGTATGCTTGAAATAAAAGTTTTTGAATCTAAACAGGAGAAAAAAACAACATTATCAAATTGCTAG
- the queC gene encoding 7-cyano-7-deazaguanine synthase QueC — protein sequence MKNESAVVVFSGGQDSTTCLFWAKERFKEVIAVSFDYNQRHSEELECAKEICKKHNFEHHILDMSLLNQLAPNSLTRTDIKVDKEASEGEVPNSCVDGRNMLFLTFVAVFAKQRDIKHIITGVSQSDFSGYPDCRDVFIKSLNVTLNLSMDYEYVVHTPLMWIDKEETWKMADDLGVLEVIKNETLTCYNGIKGSGCGECPSCTLRNRGYENYINSFK from the coding sequence ATGAAAAATGAAAGTGCAGTAGTAGTCTTTAGCGGCGGCCAAGATAGTACAACTTGCTTATTTTGGGCTAAAGAAAGATTTAAGGAAGTAATAGCAGTGTCTTTTGACTATAATCAAAGACATAGCGAAGAATTGGAATGTGCCAAGGAAATATGTAAAAAGCATAATTTTGAACATCACATATTAGATATGTCACTTTTAAATCAATTAGCTCCAAACTCTCTTACAAGAACAGATATAAAAGTAGATAAAGAGGCAAGTGAAGGTGAAGTACCTAATTCATGTGTTGATGGAAGAAATATGCTATTTCTTACGTTTGTAGCGGTATTTGCAAAACAAAGGGATATAAAACATATAATAACTGGAGTTTCACAAAGTGATTTTAGTGGATATCCGGATTGTAGAGATGTATTTATAAAATCTTTAAATGTAACTTTGAACTTATCTATGGACTATGAGTATGTAGTACATACTCCTTTAATGTGGATAGATAAAGAGGAAACTTGGAAGATGGCGGATGACTTGGGGGTATTAGAGGTAATTAAAAATGAAACATTAACTTGCTATAATGGTATTAAAGGAAGTGGATGTGGAGAATGTCCGTCTTGTACTCTTAGAAATAGAGGATATGAAAATTATATAAACTCCTTCAAATAG
- the queE gene encoding putative 7-carboxy-7-deazaguanine synthase QueE, whose amino-acid sequence MYRVVEKFISINGEGKLSGQLALFIRFAECNLNCRYCDTQWANKSDVKYEIMTKEEIYNYIKQTKVKNVTLTGGEPLIQKDIYELLEYLSKDNDISIEIETNGSISLKRFQDIKINQLRFTMDYKLPYSNMENEMLLENFEYLKEKDVVKFVAGSMEDLEKAKLIIEQFDLTKKTNVYISGVYENIDAKDIVEFIKENNMNDVTFQLQLHKFIWDPNQKGV is encoded by the coding sequence ATGTATAGAGTAGTTGAAAAGTTTATAAGTATAAATGGTGAGGGCAAATTAAGTGGACAGTTAGCTCTATTTATAAGATTTGCAGAATGTAATTTAAACTGTAGATACTGTGATACACAGTGGGCTAATAAGAGTGATGTAAAGTATGAAATCATGACTAAAGAAGAAATTTATAATTATATAAAGCAAACTAAAGTAAAAAATGTAACTTTAACAGGGGGAGAACCCCTAATACAAAAGGACATATATGAATTACTAGAATATCTTTCTAAGGATAATGATATTTCAATAGAGATAGAGACTAATGGAAGTATAAGTTTAAAAAGATTTCAAGACATAAAAATAAATCAACTGAGATTCACTATGGACTACAAATTGCCTTATAGCAATATGGAAAATGAAATGTTATTAGAAAATTTTGAATATCTAAAAGAAAAAGATGTAGTAAAGTTTGTAGCTGGTAGCATGGAAGATTTAGAAAAAGCAAAATTGATTATAGAACAGTTTGATTTAACTAAGAAAACAAATGTATATATAAGTGGAGTATACGAAAATATTGATGCAAAAGATATAGTTGAGTTCATAAAGGAAAATAATATGAACGATGTAACTTTTCAATTACAACTTCACAAATTTATATGGGATCCAAATCAAAAAGGAGTGTAA
- the queD gene encoding 6-carboxytetrahydropterin synthase QueD — protein MYILKAQNTFDSAHFLSNYNGKCRNIHGHTWTVHAEVGSETLKESGEFKGMVTDFGDLKKDLKEMLDYFDHALIIEENSLRKETLENIVQDGFKVITIDFRSTAENFSKYFYDKLEEKGYNVRKITVFETPTNSATYER, from the coding sequence ATGTATATATTAAAAGCGCAAAATACCTTTGATAGTGCTCACTTTCTTTCTAATTACAATGGGAAATGTAGAAACATACATGGGCATACATGGACTGTTCATGCTGAAGTGGGATCAGAAACGCTAAAAGAATCAGGAGAGTTTAAAGGCATGGTGACAGACTTTGGAGATTTAAAAAAAGACTTAAAAGAGATGCTTGATTACTTTGACCATGCATTAATAATAGAAGAGAATAGTCTAAGAAAAGAAACACTAGAAAATATAGTGCAAGATGGATTTAAAGTCATAACTATAGACTTTAGATCAACGGCAGAAAACTTCTCTAAATATTTCTATGACAAATTAGAGGAAAAAGGATATAACGTAAGGAAAATTACAGTTTTTGAAACACCAACTAATTCAGCAACATATGAAAGGTAA
- a CDS encoding acyl-CoA dehydratase activase yields MRILGIDLGSREVKVVIMEDSKIINSFKISTMSFYKNYCNYDDIKGLSVDLKKLDIDKVDKCISTGYGRNNVNLNNFRPINEIKAHVYGVFYQTHLKDFILLDIGGQDVKIAKIEKGITTDLELNEKCAASCGRFLENMANVLEINVDYMHRYYTDPVELNSTCAVFSESELIGKIAEGVSIESLCAGVNYSMFKRLQPLLNKFKGRKLVISGGVARNYAIRKYLKDEYEEIITLDEPQLNGAIGCCYYGDKIKNK; encoded by the coding sequence GTGAGAATACTAGGGATAGATCTTGGAAGTAGAGAAGTAAAGGTAGTTATAATGGAAGACAGCAAGATTATAAATAGTTTCAAAATTAGTACCATGTCATTTTATAAGAACTACTGTAATTATGATGACATTAAAGGTTTAAGCGTAGATCTTAAAAAGCTAGATATAGATAAAGTAGATAAGTGCATCTCAACTGGATATGGAAGAAATAATGTGAATTTAAATAACTTTAGACCTATAAATGAAATAAAGGCTCATGTTTATGGGGTATTTTATCAAACACACTTAAAAGATTTTATCCTACTAGACATAGGTGGACAAGATGTAAAGATAGCAAAGATAGAGAAAGGTATAACTACTGATTTAGAGTTAAATGAAAAATGTGCTGCTTCATGTGGAAGATTTTTGGAGAATATGGCAAACGTATTGGAAATAAACGTAGACTATATGCATAGGTATTATACAGACCCAGTTGAATTAAATTCAACTTGTGCAGTATTTTCAGAATCTGAACTTATAGGGAAAATTGCAGAGGGAGTAAGTATAGAGAGTCTTTGTGCAGGAGTTAATTACTCCATGTTTAAGAGACTACAGCCACTGCTTAACAAGTTTAAGGGAAGAAAACTTGTTATAAGTGGTGGAGTAGCTAGAAATTATGCAATTAGAAAGTACCTAAAAGATGAGTATGAAGAAATAATAACTTTAGATGAACCACAGTTAAATGGCGCGATTGGATGTTGCTATTATGGTGATAAAATTAAAAATAAATAA
- a CDS encoding 2-hydroxyacyl-CoA dehydratase family protein codes for MKKIGITTTVPSEVLIAAGYKVVDLNNIFITSEKYNKYIEIAERDGFPKSLCAWIKGIYGVCIEENINEIVGVMEGDCSNTKALIEVLELRGIKIYPFSYPNTHKYEDVKKETIKFMNMFNVSLSEVENIREKANKVRKLARKIDELTFIDEKATGFENHLYQISLSDFEGDMKSYESNLARVIGEIENRNENKKKLRLGYIGVPPMTGDIYEFVENLDAKIVYNEVQREFAFPRIEEAKDIYYQYFDYTYPYDINVRISEIKKQLELRQLDGIIHYTQSFCYRAVQDIVIKDKLNIPILNIEGDKLNRLDARTKLRLEAFIDMLHDRKEGIL; via the coding sequence ATGAAGAAGATAGGTATAACAACAACAGTACCTTCTGAAGTTCTTATTGCTGCTGGATACAAAGTAGTAGATCTTAATAATATATTTATAACTTCAGAAAAGTATAACAAGTATATAGAAATAGCAGAAAGAGACGGATTTCCTAAAAGCTTATGTGCTTGGATAAAAGGCATATATGGAGTCTGCATAGAGGAAAATATAAATGAAATAGTAGGAGTTATGGAGGGTGATTGCTCGAATACTAAGGCACTTATTGAAGTATTAGAACTTAGAGGAATAAAAATATATCCATTTTCATATCCAAATACTCATAAATATGAAGATGTAAAAAAAGAAACAATTAAGTTTATGAATATGTTTAATGTTTCTTTAAGTGAAGTGGAAAATATAAGAGAGAAGGCCAATAAAGTAAGAAAATTAGCTAGAAAAATAGATGAGCTTACTTTCATAGATGAAAAAGCAACAGGATTTGAAAATCATCTTTATCAAATAAGCTTAAGTGACTTCGAAGGAGATATGAAAAGCTATGAGAGTAATCTAGCTAGAGTTATAGGAGAAATAGAGAATAGAAATGAAAATAAGAAAAAACTAAGATTAGGATATATAGGGGTTCCTCCTATGACTGGAGATATATACGAGTTTGTTGAAAACTTAGATGCAAAAATAGTATATAACGAAGTTCAAAGGGAGTTCGCATTTCCAAGAATTGAAGAAGCTAAAGATATATACTATCAATACTTTGACTACACTTATCCTTATGATATAAATGTGAGAATATCTGAAATAAAAAAGCAATTAGAGTTAAGACAATTAGATGGAATTATTCATTATACACAGAGTTTTTGTTATAGAGCAGTACAGGATATAGTAATAAAAGATAAACTAAATATCCCTATTTTAAATATAGAGGGAGATAAATTAAATAGATTAGATGCAAGAACTAAACTTAGACTAGAAGCATTTATAGACATGTTACATGATAGAAAAGAGGGAATACTGTGA